A region of the Pseudarthrobacter oxydans genome:
AAAAGCGAGTTCAGACTCTGATATACACGAACTTGCTTATGGAACCCTTGCGTGATAACCAAAATATGAATGCGATCACGTCAAATGATCGCGATTACGTGACCTACGTCTGGCAACTTCGACGCTACCTTTATGGACCCTTGAGTGAGAACGACGTTCGTCGCTTTCAGCATGGCGGCATTCCTGCGATGTCGTTTCAGGGCGTGATGTCGTTCTTCCCGCTTGTGGATCACGACAAGGATCTCGTTGAACTTGACGTGTGGATAGCAACTCAAACGTGGCTGGCCCTTAAAAGACGCCAGCGGCTGCTTGCGAAGCGTGTAACGCGAGTACCCCGAACTTGGGGGCTTAGTAGGTCGAAACTTATTCGACTAAAAGTCGTATCCGGAACCACTGGGGAAGAAATTGATCTACGACTCCCAAGCCTAAGAAGAATTGCGGGCGTCATCCGAATGGCTGTCGATACCCATGGTCTTGCCTCTGTCTCAGATGGGTCAGACCTCTATCTCTACGAGTCAGACTAAGAGTTTGCGGGGCAGGTGTTGGTCATCCTGTGCCTTGTGGCGCCGTCCAACGTAGGCATAGTTGCTACGGGTGCACCGGCTCTGTGACCAGGCCAACCATTCTTTGCTTCCACGTCCAGGCTCTCTGTCATCTCCGCGTTAGACTTTTCCGACGGGTGGAGCTACGTCCTGGGCCTGTTCTTTGAGGATCTCAGCCATAATGAAGAGATGAGCGAAGACAAAAGTATCCTCCGGGGTGTAGACCCCACTTCCGCCAATGAGGCCCTTCATGGATCGGCCAGCAGGGGGTCGCACGTAATGCCGACGAGTTCACTCCCCGCCAACTTCGTCCCACCATCCGCAGCGCTGAAACCCGCGGAACAAGTGTCGACGCAGCGCCCTTCCTCCGCCCCCAGCTAATTCACGTGGTGCCTGGGAGCCTTTGGGCTGTGCTTGCCGTGCTGGGACTGCTGCCCGGTTGGATATTCCTCGTAAAACGCGAAAAGCATCTACGCGGAGCAACTCGGAGTGGCTTCGGTGAACTTCTCCAAGTAGCAGCTGTCGGTGCGGGTCTGACGGGCACGGCGCTCCTGATTTGGTCGATTTTTTCCGAGCCAATTGCTCCCCTTGGGTTTGTCAGCCTGAATGAGCTCGCCGCTTCAGGGGGAACATATCTGGCCGCCCATCCGCGCCACGTCATCTCCACCCTTGCCCTGGTTCTAAGCGCTGCCTGTTTGTTTGCACTGCTGCTGGCCACGTACAAATATCAATCCCTCCATGACGCATACAAGCCGGGCTCGTCTTGGGAACAGGCCTTTAGTGGAGTGCCCCAGGGCAAGGGTCTTTGGTTAGGTATTCAATTGAGGGAAGGCCCACTTGTTGAGGGTGTTCTCCATAGTTTCGATATTGCCGAAGCGAGTGATGGCAACCGAGATGTAGTGCTGAGGCATCCTATCTACGTAACCATCAACGATGCTCGCGGAATTACGGAACTAGACCGCTTGGTGATTTCTTCTGAGCAGATGCAGTACATGAGTGCGATCCATATTGAGCTCGCCAGCGAAAATTCCGGCGTTTGACATTCTGCTGCTAAGGGCAGTCTGAGTCGCGCATACACAGTCGAATTGTGCAGCTTCTGTAGAACAAGTTTGAGTGTGTTGAGTGCGTCCTCTGCCTGGATCCAATAACCTGGCGCTGTGATTAACTATTTTGGGGGATCAGCGGAGGAACAGTTACCCGAGGGCCTGTACGAACTTCTAAGCACAGATTTACTCAGGACACGTCTGCATCAATCAGCAGGACTGCAGCCAGTCTTCGCTGAGATAGAAGACGAAGACTCTCCGGACATTCTCTCTCGTCATCTGGCAGATGCTGTTCGGAAGGCTCTCACCGGAGCAAAGCCAGCCGACCGGGTCGCTTTGGCGAATCGACTTCTTCAAGAGCTTCGGCATGGCGACCTAATCACTGATGTCCCTTCCCAGCTCCAGGCGCTCCATCGCCCGAATTCGCTCAAGCGTCGCCAACTCCGCCGACCCACCACAAAGCTGAGCGACTCGGCTCTGCTCACCAATAGCAAGAACGACCCAAATCTCGCGGCTGAGCTCCGGGCCGAGATGGAGTCGGCTAACACCGTTGATCTTCTTTGCGCCTTCGTCCGTTGGACCGGGCTGAGGCTTCTCGAGCCAGCCCTTGAACAACTCATAGAACGCGGCGCCAAGCTCCGAGTCATTACCACCACCTATATGGGCGCAACAGAACGCCGTGCCCTCGACGAGCTCGCCACACGTTATGGGGCAGAGGTAAAGATCAGCTACGAAACGCAGGCAACCCGACTGCACGCCAAAGCCTGGCTGTTCCGCCGCAATACCGGATTCGACACCGCCTACGTAGGCAGCTCCAACCTGAGCCAGGCTGCGCTCCTTGACGGGCTGGAATGGAACGTCCGCCTCAGTTCGGTCGCAACACCCGCCCTCCTGCAGAAGTTCGAGGTCACCTTCGACAGCTACTGGGAGCAGCGCGCCTTCCAAAGCTACGACCCGGAACGCGACGGCGAAAAGCTGGACGCTGCGTTGGAACGGAACGGTGGCCGTCGCACGGCGGCGCCGGATGCAACTACCGGCCTTGAGGTTCAGCCGTTCCTTCACCAGGAAGAGATGTTGGAGGACCTGGAAGCCGAGCGGCTCAAGGGCTTCACTCAGAACCTCCTGGTCGCGGCCACGGGAACCGGCAAGACGGTCATCGCAGCCCTGGACTACAAGCGGCTATGCGAAGCTGCCGGCCACGACCTAAGGCTGCTCTTCGTTGCCCATCGGCAGGAGATTCTCAAGCAGGCAATGCGCACCTACCGCGACGTCATGCAGGACGGAGCCTTCGGTGAACTCTACGTGGGGGACCACAAGCCGCAAGAGTGGAAGCACATCTTCGCGTCCGTCCAGTCGCTCTCCTCCCTCGGTGTTGAGCAGCTGGAGCCGGACTTCTTCGACGTCGTCGTAATCGATGAGTTCCACCATGCTATGGCGCCCACATACCGTCGCGTGATTGATCACCTGCAGCCGCAGCAGCTCCTGGGACTCACGGCTACACCGGAGCGGGGTGACGGCCTCGACGTCGCCAAGCAGTTCTTCGACGGCCGCACGGCCAGCGAACTGCGCCTCTGGGATGCACTGGACGCTGACCTGCTGGTGCCGTTCCACTACTTCGGTGTCTCTGACGACGTGGACCTGAGCCAGTTGGACTGGAAACGTGGCAACTACGACCCCACCCAGCTGAGCGCCCTCTACACGGGGAACGACGCCCGCGCCGCCAAGGTGATCCGCGAACTCAGGGACAAGGTGACCAGCACCGACCAGATGCGGGCCATTGGCTTCTGTGTCTCCGTGCAGCACGCCCACTACATGGCCGAGGTGTTCAACCGAGCCGGTGTCGCCTCCGTCGCCGTCGACGGCACCACTGACAATGCCGACCGGGAGGAAGCCCTCCGGCGCCTGGGCAAGCGGGAGATCAGCTGCATCTTCGCCGTCGACCTTTTCAATGAAGGGCTGGACCTGCCGCAGGTGGACACCATCCTGCTGCTCCGGCCCACGCAGAGTGCCACGGTCTTTCTTCAGCAGCTGGGACGCGGGCTGCGCCGTGCCGAGGGCAAGGCGGTGCTGACGGTTCTGGACTTTATCGGCCAGCAGCGCCGTGAGTTCCGCTTTGACCTGCGCTACCGGGCGCTGACCGGCTACGGCCGAAAGGAGCTGGAGAAGGCTGTCGAGGACGAGTTCCCGTACCTGCCGTCCGGCTCGCAGATCGTGCTGGACCGGGTGGCGCAGAAGGTGGTCCTGGACAACATCAAGGCCC
Encoded here:
- a CDS encoding DUF3427 domain-containing protein encodes the protein MGATERRALDELATRYGAEVKISYETQATRLHAKAWLFRRNTGFDTAYVGSSNLSQAALLDGLEWNVRLSSVATPALLQKFEVTFDSYWEQRAFQSYDPERDGEKLDAALERNGGRRTAAPDATTGLEVQPFLHQEEMLEDLEAERLKGFTQNLLVAATGTGKTVIAALDYKRLCEAAGHDLRLLFVAHRQEILKQAMRTYRDVMQDGAFGELYVGDHKPQEWKHIFASVQSLSSLGVEQLEPDFFDVVVIDEFHHAMAPTYRRVIDHLQPQQLLGLTATPERGDGLDVAKQFFDGRTASELRLWDALDADLLVPFHYFGVSDDVDLSQLDWKRGNYDPTQLSALYTGNDARAAKVIRELRDKVTSTDQMRAIGFCVSVQHAHYMAEVFNRAGVASVAVDGTTDNADREEALRRLGKREISCIFAVDLFNEGLDLPQVDTILLLRPTQSATVFLQQLGRGLRRAEGKAVLTVLDFIGQQRREFRFDLRYRALTGYGRKELEKAVEDEFPYLPSGSQIVLDRVAQKVVLDNIKAQLRFNRAQLVRDIASYAETELEAYLERSGNDVKTIYRSTRDSWTGYLRQAGLIEGYSPLETVLRGKIEELSDGEEKKLLGRMAALIHVDDPERAAAYSMLVSPDAPRYAGLGLREQAFARMLFYTLWDDGGGFATYDDGLDHLRGYQFVCREIRQVVKLGLAASKHAAKSLGAGLQHVPLLSHATYRREEVLAALQYGSLEQGKNVQHREGVAWCPATATDAFFVTLNKDDKKHSATTMYKDYALSPELFHWESQNATSPTSPTGRRYLDRASHGSRVLIFTRDTADDETGLTVPYTCLGQVDYVQHLGERPIAITWKLHRPMPADVYATAAAVAQ
- a CDS encoding DUF6338 family protein, producing MLAVLGLLPGWIFLVKREKHLRGATRSGFGELLQVAAVGAGLTGTALLIWSIFSEPIAPLGFVSLNELAASGGTYLAAHPRHVISTLALVLSAACLFALLLATYKYQSLHDAYKPGSSWEQAFSGVPQGKGLWLGIQLREGPLVEGVLHSFDIAEASDGNRDVVLRHPIYVTINDARGITELDRLVISSEQMQYMSAIHIELASENSGV